A section of the Amblyomma americanum isolate KBUSLIRL-KWMA chromosome 2, ASM5285725v1, whole genome shotgun sequence genome encodes:
- the LOC144120332 gene encoding neprilysin-2-like, translating to MRSLEERCEGRRLPRPTSSLHCGPSNGATVPAFAVVLLSTAGCTILLGVTGVVYAARMRAAPATQDQRGLYRHVQLARPNLADDGCWSQLCQWNKDYILRAVDATRDPCDDFYAHACNAVHWFNKGTASTRPFTEHSTTQLMVDMERFFRYFVQLKGELTEDNFLSRMMWVYYACRNATGPRVNISAELGGIFEVIGLNGTLPLKEIARGHLIPVIAAGDRHLTLHPLFKVRVLRRSEPSEAGGFDIVLAAPETLYRRFLTSFVDSDDSTYADFVAKTMSLCTLENTRSAARKIMQLEKRLESFMLSSDEELMMPPREKHASLDDLFLSDNWDWPVYFNSLIASANGSIGNDTKVIMSDPVFFRNMASVLTGTWDTTIANYMAYKAIVELAPVLGQDAEYLLQFTHDYDVPDLGERQVACLSLMEKLFKYGTGIASKLTLGKEFAMTPRSHMDIQLGLIFNVSRHVIGGLIESGRSWVDPLDKGTALRKLRALRFEFGAQCNLVEYEHYRRNSVPPNTTLPPSGNRGKNADHPWLQHPLPRVAFFLYSVASAAYWDAWGSATSRAYDNRYTLTAFRPGYELQHTGNLIVPHATVAFVSQLSNVVEPVLYSVVAAGMMRGLVEALARSGSSVDAEFRSRLWWSIGTLEAYENISTCIESQHQAPLAKGRRMRSLEMNFVDNAVAYLLFRLYRDATTSYDSGNASVYSGARAHGDALTLDQMFFYNFATAHCDFRDEELWQQQRKFHITPAPWRVNVPLMNLPAFANAFECKPGSRMYPLQRCKAWK from the coding sequence ATGCGAAGCCTAGAAGAACGGTGTGAGGGACGGCGCTTGCCTCGGCCGACCAGCTCTTTACACTGCGGACCAAGCAACGGGGCCACTGTGCCCGCCTTCGCTGTGGTGTTGTTGTCTACCGCCGGGTGCACCATCCTGCTCGGAGTCACTGGCGTTGTCTACGCGGCCAGGATGCGCGCTGCCCCTGCCACACAGGACCAGCGTGGTCTGTACAGGCACGTGCAGCTCGCCAGGCCCAACTTGGCCGACGACGGGTGCTGGTCGCAGCTCTGCCAGTGGAACAAGGACTACATCCTCCGCGCCGTCGACGCGACCAGGGACCCGTGCGACGATTTCTACGCGCACGCCTGCAACGCTGTTCATTGGTTCAATAAGGGCACCGCGTCGACCCGGCCGTTCACAGAGCACAGCACCACGCAGCTCATGGTGGACATGGAGCGCTTCTTCCGCTATTTCGTACAGCTGAAGGGAGAGCTCACCGAGGATAACTTCCTGTCGCGGATGATGTGGGTCTACTACGCCTGCCGGAACGCCACGGGCCCGAGGGTGAACATCTCAGCAGAGCTCGGAGGAATCTTCGAGGTGATCGGTCTCAACGGTACTTTACCCCTAAAGGAAATCGCCCGAGGCCACCTTATCCCTGTGATTGCCGCCGGAGATAGACACCTGACCCTCCATCCGCTTTTCAAGGTCAGAGTGCTGCGACGAAGCGAACCGAGTGAGGCGGGCGGCTTTGACATCGTACTGGCGGCTCCGGAAACGCTGTACCGGCGCTTTCTCACAAGCTTCGTGGACTCGGACGATTCGACGTACGCCGATTTTGTCGCCAAGACGATGAGTCTCTGCACACTGGAAAACACCCGCTCGGCGGCAAGGAAGATAATGCAGCTTGAGAAGAGACTTGAGAGCTTCATGCTGTCCTCGGACGAAGAGCTCATGATGCCTCCCCGAGAAAAGCATGCGTCGCTTGACGACCTCTTCCTCTCCGACAACTGGGACTGGCCTGTCTATTTCAACTCGCTCATTGCCAGCGCGAATGGCAGCATCGGAAACGACACAAAAGTCATCATGAGCGACCCCGTATTCTTTCGAAACATGGCCTCCGTGCTCACTGGTACCTGGGACACCACTATCGCTAACTACATGGCCTACAAGGCCATCGTCGAGCTTGCGCCGGTGTTAGGACAAGACGCCGAATACTTGCTCCAATTTACCCATGATTATGATGTCCCAGATCTCGGCGAGCGACAGGTTGCTTGTCTGTCGCTGATGGAAAAGCTGTTCAAATATGGCACAGGTATCGCTTCCAAGCTCACGTTGGGCAAGGAGTTTGCTATGACGCCGCGAAGCCATATGGACATACAACTGGGCCTGATTTTCAACGTTTCAAGGCACGTGATCGGCGGGTTGATAGAATCCGGTCGCTCCTGGGTAGACCCTTTGGACAAGGGCACAGCGCTGCGGAAACTGCGCGCCTTGCGCTTCGAGTTTGGAGCCCAATGCAACCTGGTGGAGTACGAACACTACCGGCGCAATTCCGTGCCGCCGAATACGACGCTACCACCCTCAGGGAACCGCGGAAAGAACGCAGACCACCCGTGGCTTCAACATCCGCTCCCACGCGTCGCCTTCTTCCTCTATTCCGTGGCTTCGGCGGCGTACTGGGATGCCTGGGGAAGCGCGACATCCCGAGCCTATGATAACCGCTACACCTTGACGGCTTTCCGGCCCGGCTACGAGCTTCAGCACACTGGAAATCTGATTGTTCCCCACGCGACGGTTGCATTTGTCAGTCAGCTCAGCAACGTCGTCGAACCTGTCTTGTATAGTGTGGTGGCGGCAGGCATGATGCGAGGTCTCGTGGAAGCGCTCGCTAGGAGTGGCTCTTCGGTGGATGCTGAGTTTCGGTCCCGCCTCTGGTGGAGCATCGGGACGCTGGAGGCGTACGAAAACATCAGCACGTGCATCGAATCTCAGCACCAAGCGCCCCTGGCCAAAGGCAGAAGGATGCGCTCCCTGGAGATGAACTTTGTGGATAACGCTGTCGCATACCTGCTCTTCCGGCTCTACAGAGATGCGACGACGAGCTACGACAGCGGGAACGCTTCTGTATACAGCGGTGCGCGGGCTCACGGAGATGCGCTGACGCTGGACCAGATGTTTTTTTACAACTTTGCCACCGCCCACTGTGACTTCAGGGACGAAGaactgtggcagcagcagcggaagttcCACATTACGCCCGCTCCATGGCGCGTTAACGTGCCCCTGATGAACCTGCCCGCTTTTGCGAACGCCTTTGAGTGTAAGCCAGGCTCCCGCATGTACCCATTGCAGCGGTGCAAGGCCtggaagtga